In bacterium, a genomic segment contains:
- a CDS encoding 4Fe-4S binding protein translates to MLSDKLKSTGLADAADIQAAWPAEERLKKGPVAVVECFQEIPCNPCETSCPQKAIVVGQDINALPRVDHSKCNGCTICVSRCPGLAIFVIDEKYSEAESAVTMPYEFLPLPQKGDTVEALDRQGQTCCQAKVIRVVNTKAQDKTPLVTLAIPKGREKVVRFFKLVP, encoded by the coding sequence ATGTTATCCGACAAGTTGAAATCAACCGGCCTGGCCGATGCCGCCGACATCCAGGCCGCCTGGCCAGCCGAAGAACGGCTGAAGAAGGGCCCGGTGGCAGTGGTGGAATGCTTTCAGGAGATACCCTGCAACCCCTGCGAGACCAGCTGCCCCCAGAAGGCCATCGTGGTGGGCCAGGACATCAACGCCCTGCCCCGGGTGGATCACTCCAAATGCAACGGCTGCACCATCTGCGTCTCCCGCTGCCCGGGACTGGCCATCTTCGTGATAGACGAAAAATATTCCGAGGCCGAGAGCGCCGTCACCATGCCTTACGAATTCCTGCCCCTGCCCCAGAAAGGGGACACGGTGGAAGCGCTGGACCGCCAGGGCCAAACCTGCTGCCAGGCAAAAGTCATCCGGGTGGTGAACACCAAGGCCCAGGACAAGACGCCGCTGGTGACCTTGGCCATCCCCAAGGGCAGGGAAAAGGTTGTCAGGTTCTTTAAACTGGTTCCCTGA
- a CDS encoding FAD-dependent oxidoreductase, producing MNTLDFLIIGGGPAGLMAALAASDFGLKPLVIDENQKLGGQLIKQTHMFFGSKAERAGTRGFDIGTELAGEMEKRGIEIWSNSPAVGYYPDGTVAVLKNDKLHGLKPKAVLAATGASENFVTFPGSDLPGVYGAGAVQTLMNVYGIKPGQSVLMIGSGNIGLIVSYQLMQAGVQVKAIIEGLPNIGGYLVHASKIARAGVPILTRHTILEAVGEDQVKGAVISRIDDKWQPVAGSQQNIECDTICLAVGLTPLTEMLWQAGCQMNFVPELGGQVAWHDELMMTSIPGIFTAGDVTGIEEASTAMLEGELAGLGAVKYLKGDSKELQCRIDDTACRLAGLRAGPFGQKAREGKCKLKECRIKQV from the coding sequence ATGAATACTCTTGACTTTTTGATAATCGGCGGAGGACCGGCGGGCCTGATGGCGGCGCTGGCGGCCTCGGACTTCGGCCTGAAGCCCCTGGTGATAGACGAGAACCAGAAGCTGGGCGGACAGCTGATCAAGCAGACCCACATGTTCTTCGGCAGCAAGGCGGAGCGGGCCGGCACCCGGGGCTTTGACATCGGGACCGAGCTGGCCGGAGAGATGGAGAAACGGGGGATAGAGATCTGGAGCAATTCGCCGGCGGTGGGCTACTATCCCGACGGGACGGTGGCTGTGCTTAAGAACGACAAGCTTCACGGCTTAAAGCCCAAAGCGGTGCTGGCGGCCACCGGGGCCTCGGAGAACTTCGTCACCTTTCCCGGCAGCGATCTGCCGGGTGTCTACGGCGCCGGGGCGGTGCAGACACTGATGAACGTCTACGGCATCAAGCCCGGGCAAAGCGTGTTGATGATAGGATCGGGCAACATCGGGCTGATCGTCTCCTACCAGCTGATGCAGGCCGGGGTGCAGGTCAAGGCCATCATCGAGGGACTGCCCAACATCGGGGGCTATCTGGTGCACGCCTCCAAGATCGCCCGGGCCGGGGTGCCCATCCTGACCAGACATACCATCTTAGAGGCAGTGGGCGAAGACCAGGTAAAGGGCGCGGTGATCTCCAGGATAGACGATAAGTGGCAGCCGGTTGCAGGCAGTCAACAGAACATAGAGTGCGATACCATCTGTCTGGCGGTGGGCCTGACGCCCCTGACCGAAATGCTGTGGCAGGCCGGGTGCCAGATGAACTTTGTTCCGGAACTGGGCGGCCAGGTGGCCTGGCACGACGAACTGATGATGACCTCCATCCCCGGCATCTTCACCGCCGGAGACGTGACCGGGATCGAGGAAGCCTCCACCGCCATGCTGGAAGGCGAACTGGCCGGGCTGGGCGCGGTCAAATACCTCAAGGGCGATTCCAAAGAACTGCAGTGCCGGATAGACGACACCGCCTGCCGGCTGGCGGGACTGCGGGCCGGACCCTTCGGGCAGAAGGCCAGGGAAGGGAAGTGCAAGCTGAAGGAGTGCAGGATCAAACAAGTCTAA